From Candidatus Paceibacterota bacterium, the proteins below share one genomic window:
- a CDS encoding ornithine cyclodeaminase, with the protein MKILSVELVSELVKRHGLENFLAGLIKELRYDFRRWHEFNKIPRPAMHVPGGVLELMPICDATYYAFKYVNCHPKNPENGLMTVVATGQLSRIDTGYPLLFSEMTLLTALRTAATTAIATDYMARKNSHTLAIVGTGAQSEFLVRAIALVRDIKEVRYFDIDSSAMDKFERNMEGGKFKMVRCSNARETVRGSDIITTCTACRAHVNVLKNSWIKSGVHINGIGGDSVGKTELEFPILNRCRIVVEYFDQCVAEGEIQRFSKE; encoded by the coding sequence ATGAAAATATTATCTGTTGAGTTGGTAAGCGAGCTGGTAAAACGACATGGTTTGGAAAATTTTTTAGCCGGACTTATAAAAGAGCTTCGGTATGATTTCAGACGCTGGCACGAGTTTAATAAAATTCCTCGTCCGGCAATGCATGTGCCCGGCGGAGTATTGGAACTTATGCCTATTTGTGACGCGACATACTATGCCTTTAAGTATGTAAATTGCCACCCAAAGAATCCAGAAAATGGTCTTATGACTGTTGTGGCAACCGGGCAGCTTTCGCGGATAGATACCGGTTATCCTCTTCTATTTTCGGAGATGACTCTTTTGACTGCGCTGCGAACTGCCGCCACTACGGCAATAGCGACGGATTATATGGCAAGAAAAAATAGTCATACGCTCGCCATTGTCGGTACGGGGGCGCAGAGCGAATTCCTTGTGAGAGCAATCGCACTGGTTCGCGACATCAAGGAAGTAAGATACTTCGATATCGATTCTTCGGCGATGGATAAGTTCGAGCGGAATATGGAAGGCGGTAAATTCAAAATGGTGCGCTGTTCGAATGCCAGGGAAACAGTACGAGGATCAGATATTATCACGACCTGCACGGCCTGCAGGGCGCATGTTAATGTCCTTAAAAACAGTTGGATAAAATCGGGTGTGCATATAAATGGAATTGGCGGTGATTCTGTCGGCAAAACAGAACTTGAATTCCCTATACTTAATCGCTGTCGAATAGTGGTTGAATATTTCGATCAGTGTGTGGCTGAGGGAGAGATTCAGCGCTTCTCGAAAGAAGA